From the Streptomyces sp. KMM 9044 genome, one window contains:
- the egtB gene encoding ergothioneine biosynthesis protein EgtB, translating into MTDPAFDAEALRERAVASLVTARDRTTLLTGCVDGPDLTAQHSPLMSPLVWDLAHIGNQEEQWLLRTVGGQEALRPEIDNMYDAFEHPRAERPKLPLLPPEEARRYASEVRGRALDVLESTAFHGERLTEAGFAFGMVAQHEQQHDETMLITHQLRSGPQVLTAPDPEPVPLFTGPSEVLVPGGPFTMGTSDEPWALDNERPAHRREVAPFRIDTTPVTNAAYQAFIEDGGYDEPRWWAAEGWAHIRRNSVGAPLFWRRDGGQWLRRRFGVTEAVPPDEPVLHVCWYEADAYARWAGRRLPTEAEWEKAARHDPAGGRAARYPWGDAEPGPEHANLGQRHLRPAPAGSYPAGESPLGVRQLIGDVWEWTSSDFLPYPGFRAFPYREYSEVFFGTGHKVLRGGSFAVDAVACRGTFRNWDHPVRRQIFSGFRTARSENI; encoded by the coding sequence ATGACCGACCCCGCTTTCGACGCCGAAGCCCTGCGCGAGCGCGCGGTCGCCTCGCTGGTCACCGCGCGCGACCGGACCACCCTGCTGACCGGCTGTGTCGACGGGCCCGATCTCACCGCGCAGCACTCACCGCTGATGTCGCCGCTGGTGTGGGACCTCGCTCACATAGGCAACCAGGAAGAACAGTGGCTGCTGCGGACCGTCGGCGGTCAGGAGGCGCTACGGCCCGAGATCGACAACATGTACGACGCCTTCGAGCACCCGCGGGCCGAGCGGCCGAAGCTGCCGCTGCTGCCTCCGGAGGAGGCCCGCCGGTACGCCTCGGAGGTGCGCGGCCGGGCGCTGGACGTGCTGGAGAGCACCGCCTTCCACGGTGAGCGGCTGACCGAGGCGGGGTTCGCCTTCGGGATGGTCGCGCAGCACGAACAGCAGCACGACGAGACGATGCTGATAACCCATCAGCTGCGCAGCGGCCCGCAGGTCCTGACGGCCCCGGACCCGGAGCCGGTGCCGCTGTTCACCGGTCCGTCCGAAGTGCTCGTCCCGGGCGGCCCGTTCACCATGGGCACCTCTGACGAGCCGTGGGCGCTGGACAATGAACGTCCCGCACACCGGCGCGAGGTGGCACCGTTCCGCATCGACACGACGCCGGTGACGAACGCCGCGTACCAGGCGTTCATCGAGGACGGCGGCTACGACGAGCCACGCTGGTGGGCCGCGGAGGGCTGGGCCCACATCCGCCGGAACTCCGTCGGCGCCCCATTGTTCTGGCGCCGGGACGGCGGGCAGTGGCTGCGTCGTCGCTTCGGTGTCACCGAGGCCGTGCCGCCCGACGAGCCGGTGCTGCACGTGTGCTGGTACGAGGCGGACGCGTACGCCCGCTGGGCCGGGCGCCGGCTGCCCACCGAGGCCGAGTGGGAGAAGGCCGCCCGGCACGATCCGGCCGGCGGCCGCGCGGCACGTTACCCCTGGGGCGACGCCGAACCCGGTCCGGAGCACGCCAATCTCGGCCAGCGCCACCTGCGGCCCGCGCCCGCGGGCAGCTATCCGGCGGGTGAGTCACCGCTCGGGGTGCGCCAGTTGATCGGTGACGTGTGGGAGTGGACGTCGAGCGACTTCCTGCCCTACCCGGGGTTCAGGGCATTCCCCTACAGGGAGTACTCGGAGGTGTTCTTCGGGACCGGGCACAAGGTGCTGCGCGGCGGTTCGTTCGCGGTGGACGCGGTGGCCTGCCGGGGCACGTTCCGCAACTGGGACCATCCGGTCCGGCGGCAGATCTTCTCCGGGTTCCGCACGGCCCGCTCGGAGAACATCTGA
- the egtC gene encoding ergothioneine biosynthesis protein EgtC codes for MCRHIAYVGPEESLGRLLVDPPHGLYRQSWAPRHQRYGTVNADGFGVGWYAPGDPVPARYRRAGPVWADLSFADLARVVRTPALLAAVRDATLSGADAEAAAAPFAAGAWLFSHNGAVRGWPGTLAPLVATLPPEDVLSLEARSDSAFVWALVLARLRAGYPGEPEGQALADTVLEIAAVAPGSRLNLLLTQGDTITAVAWGDTLWYLARPGGGTVVASEPYDDDPHWREVPDRTLLAASRTDVLLTPLKEPGDVLASTGTPARPASVRHTPASPKEPRT; via the coding sequence ATGTGTCGCCATATCGCGTACGTGGGGCCCGAGGAGTCACTCGGCCGACTCCTCGTGGACCCGCCGCACGGGCTGTACCGCCAGTCGTGGGCGCCCCGGCACCAGCGGTACGGGACGGTCAACGCCGACGGTTTCGGGGTGGGCTGGTACGCGCCCGGGGACCCGGTGCCGGCCCGGTACCGCAGGGCGGGACCGGTCTGGGCGGATCTGTCGTTCGCCGATCTCGCCCGGGTCGTCCGCACCCCGGCGCTGCTCGCGGCCGTACGGGACGCGACCCTGTCGGGTGCGGACGCCGAGGCCGCGGCGGCCCCGTTCGCGGCAGGGGCCTGGCTGTTCAGCCACAACGGGGCCGTGCGGGGCTGGCCGGGCACGCTCGCACCGCTCGTGGCCACCCTGCCGCCCGAGGACGTGCTGTCACTGGAAGCCCGGAGCGACTCCGCGTTCGTGTGGGCCCTGGTGCTCGCCCGGCTGCGGGCGGGGTACCCCGGGGAACCGGAGGGGCAGGCACTGGCCGACACCGTGCTGGAGATCGCCGCGGTGGCCCCCGGGTCCCGGCTCAACCTGCTGCTCACCCAGGGCGACACGATCACCGCGGTCGCGTGGGGCGACACGTTGTGGTACCTCGCCCGGCCGGGCGGCGGTACCGTCGTGGCCTCCGAGCCCTACGACGACGATCCGCACTGGCGCGAGGTCCCCGACCGCACCCTGCTGGCCGCCAGCCGCACGGACGTGCTCCTCACGCCGCTCAAGGAGCCGGGCGACGTCCTGGCGAGCACCGGCACACCGGCACGACCCGCATCGGTACGACACACACCGGCGTCACCGAAGGAGCCCCGCACGTGA
- the egtD gene encoding L-histidine N(alpha)-methyltransferase, which translates to MSPFRLTRTLAEDATGAALRADVREGLTGSPRTLPPKWFYDARGSELFEEITGLPEYYPTRAEREILLARSGEIADASGARTLIELGSGSSEKTRHLIDALAGLHTYVPVDVSESALTLAGQALAAERPGLNVHALIDDFTGRMTLPDTPGPRLVAFLGGTVGNLLPAERAAFLVSVRAMLAPGDGLLLGTDLVKDEKVLVRAYDDAAGVTAAFNRNVLAVVNRELGADFDPAAFDHVAAWDAGHEWIEMRLRSRERQTVKIPALGLAVDFGAGEELRTEISAKFRKERVREELTAAGLDLTRWWTDQEGRFALSLSVAR; encoded by the coding sequence GTGAGTCCGTTCCGTCTCACCCGCACCCTTGCCGAGGACGCCACCGGCGCCGCCCTGCGCGCCGACGTCCGTGAGGGCCTGACCGGCAGTCCCAGAACGCTGCCGCCGAAGTGGTTCTACGACGCGCGGGGCAGTGAGCTGTTCGAGGAGATCACCGGACTGCCCGAGTACTACCCGACGCGTGCGGAGCGCGAGATCCTGCTCGCCCGCTCCGGTGAGATCGCCGATGCGTCCGGTGCCCGCACCCTCATCGAACTGGGCTCCGGTTCCTCGGAGAAGACCCGCCACCTGATCGACGCGCTGGCCGGGCTGCACACCTACGTCCCCGTCGACGTCAGCGAGAGCGCCCTGACCCTGGCGGGTCAGGCGCTCGCCGCCGAGCGGCCGGGGCTGAACGTGCACGCCCTGATCGACGACTTCACCGGCCGCATGACGCTGCCCGACACCCCGGGCCCGCGCCTGGTGGCGTTCCTCGGCGGCACGGTCGGCAATCTGCTGCCCGCCGAGCGGGCCGCGTTCCTGGTCTCCGTGCGGGCGATGCTCGCCCCGGGGGACGGGCTGCTCCTCGGTACGGACCTGGTCAAGGACGAGAAAGTGCTGGTCCGGGCGTACGACGACGCGGCCGGGGTGACGGCCGCGTTCAACAGGAACGTCCTGGCCGTCGTCAACCGGGAGCTGGGCGCCGACTTCGATCCGGCCGCCTTCGACCACGTGGCAGCGTGGGACGCCGGGCACGAGTGGATCGAGATGCGGCTGCGCTCGCGCGAGCGGCAGACCGTGAAGATTCCCGCGCTCGGCCTCGCCGTCGACTTCGGTGCGGGCGAGGAGCTGCGCACCGAGATCTCGGCGAAGTTCCGCAAGGAGCGCGTACGGGAGGAACTGACTGCCGCCGGGCTGGACCTGACCCGGTGGTGGACGGACCAGGAGGGACGGTTCGCGCTGTCACTGAGCGTGGCGCGCTGA
- a CDS encoding dodecin → MSNHTYRVTEIVGTSPDGVEQAVRNGVERASQTLRHLDWFEVTQVRGRLEEGRIAHWQVGLKVGFRLDDSA, encoded by the coding sequence ATGTCGAACCACACCTACCGGGTCACGGAGATCGTCGGCACGTCGCCCGACGGCGTGGAACAGGCCGTCCGCAACGGCGTCGAGCGTGCCTCGCAGACCCTGCGTCATCTGGACTGGTTCGAGGTGACCCAGGTGCGGGGCCGGCTCGAGGAGGGCCGCATCGCGCACTGGCAGGTGGGTCTGAAGGTCGGCTTCCGCCTGGACGACTCGGCCTGA
- a CDS encoding phosphatase domain-containing protein has product MTNRDKHPLAVFDLDNTLADTAHRQRFLERRPRDWDAFFAAAPEDPPLAEGIALLRERARECEIVYLTGRPERCRSDTLEWLAAQELPEGPVHMRGDADRRPARHTKLAILRRLARTREIRVLVDDDELVCADARRAGFTVVHARWTAPSGELRAAQEREGRT; this is encoded by the coding sequence GTGACCAACCGTGACAAGCACCCGCTCGCCGTGTTCGACCTGGACAACACCCTCGCCGACACCGCGCACCGGCAGCGGTTCCTGGAGCGCAGGCCACGGGACTGGGACGCCTTCTTCGCCGCCGCGCCCGAGGATCCGCCCCTCGCGGAGGGCATCGCGCTGCTGCGCGAGAGGGCGCGGGAGTGCGAGATCGTCTACCTCACCGGGCGTCCCGAGCGCTGTCGGAGCGACACGCTGGAGTGGCTGGCCGCCCAGGAGCTGCCCGAAGGGCCGGTGCACATGCGCGGCGACGCGGACCGGCGGCCCGCCCGGCACACCAAGCTGGCGATCCTGCGCCGTCTCGCCCGCACCCGGGAGATCCGTGTGCTCGTGGACGACGACGAACTGGTCTGCGCGGACGCCCGGCGGGCGGGATTCACCGTCGTGCACGCCCGCTGGACGGCACCGTCGGGGGAACTGAGAGCGGCGCAGGAGCGGGAGGGGCGGACCTGA
- a CDS encoding LLM class flavin-dependent oxidoreductase, whose product MTPLISRTRFSVLDRSRTREGHSGPEALRDTVRLARELEGLGYHRLWVSEHHGVSGVAGSAPTVLAAAVAAATRTIRVGTGGVMLPNHRPLVVAEQFGVLESLFPGRIDMGLGRSVGFTDGVRRALDRDRGDAEDFGAQIDELLGWFRGTSPTGVHARPAEGLTVPPFVLAMGEGATIAARAGLPMVIGDLRGRDRMRRGIDHYREHFRPSAWAGEPYVVISGTVAVADTPERARRLLVPEAWSMAYSRTRGIFPPLPPAERVESLSMTAKERGLYESGLGGHLAGTEEQVADELETVLKETEAQEVLVTTSTHDRTALLDSYRRLAALTGLAGLTDLTDTEDGSAVRR is encoded by the coding sequence GTGACCCCGCTGATCTCCCGGACCCGTTTCTCCGTCCTCGACCGTTCCCGCACCCGTGAGGGGCACAGCGGTCCCGAGGCGCTGCGCGACACCGTGCGCCTCGCGCGGGAGCTGGAAGGGCTCGGCTACCACCGGCTCTGGGTCTCGGAGCATCACGGCGTGTCCGGGGTCGCCGGCTCCGCGCCGACGGTGCTGGCCGCCGCCGTCGCCGCGGCAACCCGGACGATCCGCGTCGGTACCGGCGGGGTCATGCTGCCCAACCATCGACCGCTCGTCGTGGCCGAGCAGTTCGGCGTGCTGGAGTCCCTCTTCCCGGGGCGGATCGACATGGGCCTGGGCCGCTCGGTGGGATTCACCGACGGGGTGCGCAGGGCCCTGGACCGTGACAGGGGCGACGCCGAGGACTTCGGCGCGCAGATCGACGAGCTGCTCGGCTGGTTTCGCGGCACGTCCCCCACCGGCGTGCACGCCCGTCCGGCCGAGGGCCTGACCGTGCCGCCGTTCGTGCTGGCCATGGGCGAGGGCGCGACGATCGCCGCCCGCGCGGGTCTGCCCATGGTCATCGGCGACCTGCGCGGCCGCGACCGGATGCGGCGCGGCATCGACCACTATCGGGAGCACTTCCGCCCGTCCGCCTGGGCGGGCGAGCCGTACGTGGTGATCTCCGGGACGGTCGCCGTGGCGGACACACCCGAACGGGCCCGCCGGCTCCTGGTCCCGGAGGCCTGGTCGATGGCGTATTCACGGACCCGCGGAATTTTCCCTCCGCTGCCGCCCGCCGAGCGCGTCGAGTCGCTCAGCATGACGGCGAAGGAACGCGGCCTGTACGAGTCCGGGCTCGGCGGTCACCTCGCCGGCACGGAGGAGCAGGTGGCCGACGAGTTGGAGACGGTGCTGAAGGAGACGGAGGCCCAGGAGGTCCTCGTCACCACCAGCACCCACGACCGTACGGCCCTGCTGGACTCCTACCGGCGGCTCGCCGCCCTGACGGGTCTCGCCGGGCTCACGGATCTCACGGACACGGAGGACGGCAGCGCGGTGCGCCGGTGA